One genomic window of Mercenaria mercenaria strain notata chromosome 2, MADL_Memer_1, whole genome shotgun sequence includes the following:
- the LOC123562186 gene encoding L-xylulose reductase-like: protein MRCKIIVVVGIGAFGTNLAYNVSKAGLDMVTKQFALELGQYQTRVNSVNPQLLMTPMIKNLKDGLLLEKDFIARTPMGRIAKVEEIVGPIMYLLSDYSSMVSGQMHPVDGGLLSNIAVKV, encoded by the exons atgagatgCAAAATTATAGT TGTGGTCGGAATAGGAGCTTTTGGTACTAACTTGGCGTACAATGTTTCAAAAGCAGGACTGGACATGGTAACAAAGCAATTTGCTCTAGAACTCGGACAATACCAGACAAGGGTAAACTCAGTCAATCCTCAGCTTTTAATGACGCCAATGATTAAAAATCTAAAGGACGGATTATTGTTAGAAAAGGATTTTATTGCCAGGACACCTATGGGTAGAATTGCAAAGGTGGAGGAAATCGTTGGGCCAATAATGTACCTTCTTAGTGACTATTCAAGTATGGTTAGTGGCCAGATGCATCCAGTTGATGGGGGGCTTCTGTCCAATATAGCAGTTAAagtataa
- the LOC123562185 gene encoding L-xylulose reductase-like produces the protein MTGYVFKTASTVMSFDFNSKKVLITGAGRGIGRALAIALNETGCKVYALSRTKSTLDSLVAEHPKVVPIVADLSNWDDTRRKLEDLEPLDGLVNNAAILGEKYPSVDFPRDSIDKLLNTNLLGAINCAQVVGKKMIDSKIKGSIVNISSVAGIGAFDTNLAYNVAKAGLDMVTKQFALELGPYQIRVNSVNPTLVMTPMITNIKEGVLYEKAFIARTPMGRIAKVEEMVGPILYLLSDFSSMVSGQMHPVDGGMLSNIAVKI, from the coding sequence ATGACGGGATATGTCTTTAAAACAGCTAGTACAGTGATGTCTTTTGATTTTAATAGCAAGAAAGTTCTTATTACGGGAGCTGGAAGAGGGATTGGACGCGCTTTAGCTATTGCTCTTAATGAGACTGGATGTAAGGTTTATGCTCTCAGCCGTACCAAGTCTACGCTCGACTCTTTAGTTGCTGAGCATCCTAAGGTTGTTCCAATAGTTGCTGACTTATCCAACTGGGATGATACCAGGAGAAAGCTTGAAGATTTGGAACCGCTCGATGGTTTGGTCAACAACGCCGCGATCCTAGGAGAGAAGTATCCTTCAGTTGATTTTCCGAGAGACTCTATCGATAAATTACTGAATACTAATCTGCTGGGCGCGATAAATTGTGCACAAGTGGTTGGGAAGAAAATGATTGATTCCAAAATAAAAGGATCTATCGTGAATATTTCAAGTGTGGCCGGAATAGGGGCTTTTGATACTAACTTGGCATACAATGTTGCGAAAGCAGGACTGGACATGGTAACAAAGCAATTTGCTCTCGAACTCGGACCATACCAGATAAGGGTTAACTCAGTCAATCCTACGCTTGTCATGACGCCAATGATAACAAATATTAAGGAAGGCGTATTGTACGAAAAGGCTTTTATTGCCAGGACACCTATGGGTAGAATTGCAAAGGTGGAGGAAATGGTTGGGCCAATATTGTACCTTCTTAGTGACTTTTCAAGTATGGTTAGCGGCCAGATGCATCCAGTTGATGGTGGAATGCTTTCCAATATAGCtgtcaaaatataa